In the Colletotrichum higginsianum IMI 349063 chromosome 7 map unlocalized unitig_7, whole genome shotgun sequence genome, one interval contains:
- a CDS encoding 60S ribosomal protein L3: MSHRKGSLAYLPRKRAARHRGKVKSFPKDDAKKPVHLTAAMGYKAGMTTIVRDLDRPGAKANKKEVVEAVSIIDTPPMIVVGLVGYIETPRGLRSLTTVWAEHLSDEIRRRFYKNWYKSKKKAFTKYAKQHSESSGASITREIERIKKYCTVVRVLAHTQIRKTPLTQKKAHLMEIQVNGGSIADKVDFGYGLFEKPVTIDSIFEQNEMIDVIAVTTGHGYNGVTSRWGTKKLPRKTHKGLRKVACIGAWHPSHVQWTVARAGQMGYHHRTSVNHKVYRIGKGDADDNASTDVDVTKKTITPLGGFVRYGEVKNDFVMVKGSIPGTKKRVMTLRKSMFTHTSRKALEKIDLKWIDTSSEFGHGAFQTPAEKKQYQGTLKKDLAAQ; encoded by the exons ATGTCGCACCGTAAA GGTTCGCTGGCTTACCTTCCGCGTaagcgcgccgcccgccaccgCGGCAAGGTCAAGTC CTTCCCCAAGGATGACGCCAAGAAGCCCGTCCACCTGACGGCCGCCATGGGCTACAAGGCCGGCATGACCACGATCGTCCGCGACCTCGACCGTCCCGGTGCCAAGGCGAACAAGAAGGAGGTGGTCGAGGCCGTCTCGATCATTGATACCCCCCCT ATGATCGTTGTTGGTCTTGTGGGCTACATCGAGACCCCCCGCGGCCTGCGCTCGCTCACCACCGTCTGGGCCGAGCACCTGAGCGACGAgatccgccgccgcttctACAAGAACTGGTAcaagtccaagaagaaggccttCACCAAGTACGCCAAGCAGCACTCCGAGTCCTCGGGCGCCTCCATCACCCGCGAGATCGAGCGCATCAAGAAGTACTGCACCGTCGTCCGCGTCCTCGCCCACACCCAGATCCGCAAGACCCCTCTCACCCAGAAGAAGGCCCACTTGATGGAGATCCAGGTCAACGGCGGTtccatcgccgacaaggtcgacTTCGGCTACGGTCTGTTCGAGAAGCCCGTCACCATCGACTCCATCTTCGAGCAGAACGAGATGATCgacgtcatcgccgtcaccacCGGTCACGGATACAACGGTGTCACCTCCCGTTGGGGCACCAAGAAGCTTCCCCGCAAGACTCACAAGGGTCTGCGCAAGGTCGCCTGTATCGGTGCCTGGCATCCGTCCCACGTCCAGTGGACTGTTGCTCGCGCTGGTCAGATGGGTTACCACCACCGTACCTCTGTCAACCACAAGGTTTACAGAATCGGCaagggcgacgccgacgacaacgcctcCACCGACGTTGATGTCACCAAGAAGACCATCACCCC TCTCGGTGGCTTCGTCCGCTACGGTGAGGTCAAGAACGACTTCGTCATGGTCAAGGGCTCCATCCCCGGTACCAAGAAGCGTGTCATGACCCTCCGCAAGTCCATGTTCACCCACACCTCGAGAAAGGCCCTCGAGAAGATCGACCTCAAGTGGATCGACACCTCGTCCGAGTTCGGACACGGTGCTTTCCAGACCCccgcggagaagaagcagtACCAGGGCACCCTCAAGAAGGACCTTGCTGCCCAGTAA
- a CDS encoding anthranilate synthase component I — protein MSGPRAVVPSLETVRSILSAPAATNGSKKPTLVPVYRQISSDLITPSAAYLKVSAHHKDSDYSFLFESAATERVGRYSFVGAGPRKVLATGPGHGPECDPLPALEAELAQHVVAHVPGLQLPPMAGGAIGYVGYDCVRYFEPKTARPMKDVLQIPESLFMLFDTIVAFDRFYGVIKVITYLHVPEDDARLAAEYQKATQIIDDLVAVLNAPEIPIPEQQPIQLNQEYTSNVGQKGYEAHVTELKKHIVKGDIIQAVPSQRFARPTSLHPFNIYRHLRTVNPSPYLFYVNCKDFQIVGASPELLVKSEAGRVITHPIAGTVKRGKTPEEDQRLADELRSSLKDRAEHVMLVDLARNDVNRVGDPYTVRVDHLMVVEKFSHVQHLVSQVSGVLRQGQTRFDAFRSIFPAGTVSGAPKVRAMELIAELEKEKRGIYAGAVGYFGYGGVDEKGDEVEGAMDTCIALRTMLVKDGVAYLQAGGGIVFDSDEYDEWMETMNKLGANMQCITTAEELYYEQQQAASK, from the exons ATGTCGGGACCG CGCGCAGTTGTCCCGTCCCTCGAGACGGTCAGGTCGATCCTCTCCGCCCCGGCCGCGACGAACGGCTCCAAGAAACCGACCCTCGTCCCCGTCTACCGCCAGATCTCCTCCGACCTCATaaccccctccgccgcctaCCTCAAGGTCTCCGCCCACCACAAGGACTCGGACTACTCCTTCCTCTTCGAGAGCGCCGCCACCGAGCGTGTCGGCCGCTACAGCTTCGTTGGCGCCGGCCCCCGAAAGGTGCTCGCCACCGGCCCCGGCCATGGCCCCGAATGCGACCCCCTGCCGGCCCTGGAGGCCGAATTGGCGcagcacgtcgtcgcccacgTGCCCGGCCTGCAGCTCCCGCCCATGGCTGGCGGCGCGATCGGTTACGTCGGCTACGACTGCGTCCGGTACTTCGAGCCCAAGACGGCACGACCGATGAAGGATGTCCTTCAGATCCCCGAGTCTCTCTTCATGCTCTTCGACACCATCGTCGCGTTTGACCGCTTCTACGGCGTCATCAAGGTCATCACCTACCTCCACgtccccgaggacgacgcccgGCTCGCGGCCGAGTACCAGAAGGCGACGCAAATCATCGacgatctcgtcgccgtcctcaaCGCCCCCGAGATCCCGATCCCCGAGCAGCAGCCCATCCAGCTCAACCAGGAGTACACGTCCAACGTCGGCCAGAAGGGCTACGAGGCGCACGTCACGGAGCTCAAGAAGcacatcgtcaagggcgacATCATCCAGGCCGTGCCCTCGCAGCGCTTCGCCCGCCCCACGAGCCTGCACCCCTTCAACATCTACCGCCACCTGCGGACGGTGAACCCGTCGCCGTACCTCTTCTACGTCAACTGCAAGGACTTCCAGATCGTCGGCGCCTCGCCCGAGCTGCTCGTCAAGTCCGAGGCCGGCCGCGTCATCACCCACCCgatcgccggcaccgtcaagCGCGGCAAGACGCCCGAAGAGGAccagcgcctcgccgacgagctgcgcAGTTCGCTGAAGGACCGCGCCGAGCACGTCATGCTGGTGGACCTCGCGCGCAACGACGTCAACCGCGTCGGCGACCCCTACACGGTGCGCGTCGACCACCTCATGGTCGTCGAGAAGTTCAGCCACGTCCAGCACCTCGTCTCGCAGGTCTCGGGTGTGCTTCGGCAGGGCCAGACCCGCTTCGACGCCTTCCGGAGCATCTtccccgccggcaccgtGTCGGGCGCGCCCAAGGTGCGCGCCATGGAGCTGATTGCCgagctggagaaggagaagaggggcATCTACGCCGGCGCGGTCGGCTACTTTGGCtacggcggcgtcgatgagaagggcgacgaggtcgagggtgCCATGGACACGTGTATCGCGTTGCGAACGATGCTCGTCAAGGATGGCGTGGCGTATCTGCAGGCTG gcggcggcatcgtaTTCGACTCGGACGA GTACGACGAGTGGATGGAAACGATGAACAAGCTCGGCGCGAATATGCAGTGCATAACCACGGCGGAGGAGCTTTATTACGAGCAACAACAAGCAGCGAGTAAATAA